One genomic window of Candidatus Didemnitutus sp. includes the following:
- a CDS encoding nucleoside monophosphate kinase — MERAEHSSAFSALASAKAKLVLLGPIGLLHADLLNQARSFSIEHVSPASLVQQEISRRTTLGQKAAASLARSGSGLSDDLTLAVLRKWFWARKPDAGFLLEGFPATLLQAKVFDEWVEARGEILTAVLASDSASAEVATHYRTQGLLTGAARIAA, encoded by the coding sequence GTGGAAAGGGCTGAACACTCCAGCGCCTTTTCCGCCCTCGCATCTGCGAAGGCGAAGCTAGTTCTCCTTGGTCCAATCGGTCTGCTTCACGCGGACCTCCTAAACCAGGCCCGTTCTTTCTCAATTGAGCACGTCTCTCCTGCTTCTCTCGTGCAACAGGAGATTTCGCGACGCACGACGCTCGGCCAAAAAGCCGCGGCATCGCTCGCTCGCTCCGGCTCCGGCCTGAGCGACGACCTCACCCTCGCGGTCCTCCGCAAGTGGTTTTGGGCGCGCAAACCCGATGCGGGATTCCTTCTCGAAGGTTTCCCGGCTACGCTGCTCCAAGCAAAAGTGTTCGACGAGTGGGTCGAAGCCCGCGGTGAAATTCTCACCGCCGTCCTCGCCTCCGACTCCGCTTCCGCGGAGGTCGCAACACACTACCGCACGCAAGGGCTCCTCACGGGAGCCGCTCGCATCGCCGCCTGA
- the map gene encoding type I methionyl aminopeptidase translates to MSIPIKNAEGVRRMREACSIAATVLAKMKEQVRPGITTYDLDQIGREIIASFGARSACYGYQLHASRYPAYTCLSVNEEVVHGIGSLKRILRQGDIISLDVVVEYNGYIGDNATTVPVGPIAPRVAELLKITEEALAIGIAQAQVGNRIGDISHAVQTYVEAAGFSVVREMVGHGVGQSMHEEPQIPNFGRKNSGEKIKPGMTLAIEPMVNMGRYAVRTLSDHWTVVTADGQPSAHFEHTVLTTDSGPEILTIPRAS, encoded by the coding sequence ATGTCTATCCCCATTAAAAACGCGGAGGGCGTCCGTCGGATGCGCGAAGCCTGCAGCATCGCCGCCACTGTTTTGGCGAAGATGAAGGAGCAGGTCCGGCCCGGTATCACCACCTACGACTTGGATCAGATCGGTCGCGAAATCATCGCGTCGTTCGGCGCCCGCAGCGCCTGTTACGGCTACCAGTTGCACGCGAGCCGCTATCCCGCCTACACCTGCCTTTCGGTCAACGAAGAGGTCGTCCACGGCATCGGCTCGCTCAAGCGCATCCTGCGCCAGGGCGATATCATCTCGCTCGACGTCGTGGTCGAATACAACGGCTACATCGGCGACAACGCCACCACCGTTCCCGTCGGCCCGATCGCCCCGCGCGTCGCCGAACTCCTCAAGATCACCGAGGAAGCCCTCGCGATCGGCATTGCGCAGGCCCAGGTCGGCAACCGCATCGGCGACATCTCGCACGCCGTGCAGACCTACGTCGAAGCCGCCGGCTTCAGCGTGGTTCGCGAAATGGTCGGCCACGGGGTGGGGCAGTCGATGCACGAAGAGCCGCAGATCCCGAACTTCGGCCGGAAAAACTCCGGCGAGAAGATCAAGCCCGGCATGACGCTCGCGATCGAACCCATGGTGAACATGGGCCGCTACGCGGTCCGCACGCTGAGCGATCACTGGACGGTCGTCACCGCCGACGGCCAGCCCTCCGCGCACTTCGAACACACCGTGCTCACGACCGACTCCGGCCCCGAGATCCTCACGATCCCGCGCGCCTCCTGA